The Syngnathus typhle isolate RoL2023-S1 ecotype Sweden linkage group LG1, RoL_Styp_1.0, whole genome shotgun sequence genome includes a window with the following:
- the slc36a1 gene encoding proton-coupled amino acid transporter 1 isoform X3, with translation MMSSSDDVQGEGSLSSDQNPSELDALCPSPPGPSRTQRHYERIGTQTGTSFCQTLIHLLKGNIGTGLLGLPLAVKNAGLVLGPLTLLCIGFIAVHCMRVLVDCSHHLSAKTNRQSLTYGEAVQYGMENVSWLRRHSHWGKRIVNLFLIITQLGFCCVYFVFLSDNVKQVVEAANATTFNCQVDGGNQTQVLVPSFDSRLYMLCFLPAFILLVFMPNLKYLAPLSLIANLVMAASLVLIYFYSITHIKFPIDLPMVGRAKNYPLFFGTAIFAFEGIGVVLPLENKMHRPQSFSLVLYLGMGIVTFLYISLGTIGYMCFGADIGGSITLNLPNCWTYQAVKLLYCFGIFITFALQFYVPAEILIPSIVARVSEQWELTVNLLLRAILVVFTCALAILIPELDLVISLRGFGASVSRQKPGHQPHWLGGLPGGHVRGHRADRCPQCAQT, from the exons ATGATGTCCTCCAGCGATGACGTTCAAGGGGAAG GGTCTTTGTCCTCTGATCAAAACCCGTCCGAATTGGATGCTCTCTGTCCTTCCCCTCCAGGACCCTCACGAACACAGCGTCACTACGAGAGGATCGGCACGCAAACGGGAACCTC ttTCTGTCAGACTCTGATCCACCTGCTGAAGGGCAACATTGGCACCGGGCTGTTGGGTCTGCCGTTGGCGGTCAAGAATGCAGGCCTGGTG TTGGGTCCACTCACCCTGCTGTGCATTGGCTTCATTGCGGTGCACTGTATGAGGGTACTGGTCGACTGTTCTCACCACCTCAGTgccaa GACGAACAGGCAGTCTCTGACCTATGGCGAGGCGGTCCAGTATGGCATGGAGAATGTGTCGTGGCTCAGGAGACACTCGCACTGGGGAAA acggATAGTCAACTTGTTTCTTATCATAACCCAGCTTGGCTTCTGCTGCGTTTACTTTGTCTTCCTAAGTGACAATGTCAAGCAG GTGGTGGAAGCGGCCAACGCCACAACCTTCAACTGCCAGGTGGACGGCGGCAACCAGACGCAGGTGCTGGTGCCCAGCTTTGACTCACGCCTCTACATGCTTTGCTTCCTGCCTGCCTTCATCCTGCTGGTCTTTATGCCCAACCTTAAGTACCTGGCGCCACTCTCGCTCATCGCCAACTTGGTGATGGCCGCCAGCCTGGTCCTCATCTACTTTTACTCCATCACG CACATTAAATTCCCCATCGACCTTCCGATGGTAGGCCGAGCCAAAAACTATCCGCTCTTCTTTGGTACGGCCATCTTCGCCTTTGAAGGGATCGGAGTG GTCCTCCCACTTGAGAACAAGATGCACAGGCCGCAGAGTTTCTCTCTAGTCCTCTACCTGGGAATGGGCATCGTCACCTTCCTCTACATCAGCCTGGGCACCATCGGGTATATGTGCTTTGGCGCTGACATCGGCGGCAGCATCACCCTCAACCTGCCTAACTGCTG GACCTACCAGGCTGTCAAGCTGCTCTACTGCTTCGGCATCTTTATCACCTTCGCTCTGCAGTTTTACGTCCCTGCTGAGATTCTTATCCCATCGATCGTAGCCCGCGTGTCAGAGCAATGGGAACTGACCGTCAACCTGCTGCTCCGCGCCATCCTTGTCGTCTTCACAT GCGCCCTCGCCATCTTGATCCCGGAGCTGGACCTGGTCATCTCGCTG CGAGGGTTTGGCGCCAGCGTCAGTCGTCAAAAACCTGGTCATCAGCCTCATTGGCTTGGTGGGCTTCCTGGCGGGCACGTACGTGGCCATCGAGCAGATCGTTGCCCGCAATGCGCTCAAACATGA
- the slc36a1 gene encoding proton-coupled amino acid transporter 1 isoform X2, translated as MMSSSDDVQGEGPSRTQRHYERIGTQTGTSFCQTLIHLLKGNIGTGLLGLPLAVKNAGLVLGPLTLLCIGFIAVHCMRVLVDCSHHLSAKTNRQSLTYGEAVQYGMENVSWLRRHSHWGKRIVNLFLIITQLGFCCVYFVFLSDNVKQVVEAANATTFNCQVDGGNQTQVLVPSFDSRLYMLCFLPAFILLVFMPNLKYLAPLSLIANLVMAASLVLIYFYSITHIKFPIDLPMVGRAKNYPLFFGTAIFAFEGIGVVLPLENKMHRPQSFSLVLYLGMGIVTFLYISLGTIGYMCFGADIGGSITLNLPNCWTYQAVKLLYCFGIFITFALQFYVPAEILIPSIVARVSEQWELTVNLLLRAILVVFTCALAILIPELDLVISLVGSVSSSFLALIFPPILQMLTFHSEGLAPASVVKNLVISLIGLVGFLAGTYVAIEQIVARNALKHELQ; from the exons ATGATGTCCTCCAGCGATGACGTTCAAGGGGAAG GACCCTCACGAACACAGCGTCACTACGAGAGGATCGGCACGCAAACGGGAACCTC ttTCTGTCAGACTCTGATCCACCTGCTGAAGGGCAACATTGGCACCGGGCTGTTGGGTCTGCCGTTGGCGGTCAAGAATGCAGGCCTGGTG TTGGGTCCACTCACCCTGCTGTGCATTGGCTTCATTGCGGTGCACTGTATGAGGGTACTGGTCGACTGTTCTCACCACCTCAGTgccaa GACGAACAGGCAGTCTCTGACCTATGGCGAGGCGGTCCAGTATGGCATGGAGAATGTGTCGTGGCTCAGGAGACACTCGCACTGGGGAAA acggATAGTCAACTTGTTTCTTATCATAACCCAGCTTGGCTTCTGCTGCGTTTACTTTGTCTTCCTAAGTGACAATGTCAAGCAG GTGGTGGAAGCGGCCAACGCCACAACCTTCAACTGCCAGGTGGACGGCGGCAACCAGACGCAGGTGCTGGTGCCCAGCTTTGACTCACGCCTCTACATGCTTTGCTTCCTGCCTGCCTTCATCCTGCTGGTCTTTATGCCCAACCTTAAGTACCTGGCGCCACTCTCGCTCATCGCCAACTTGGTGATGGCCGCCAGCCTGGTCCTCATCTACTTTTACTCCATCACG CACATTAAATTCCCCATCGACCTTCCGATGGTAGGCCGAGCCAAAAACTATCCGCTCTTCTTTGGTACGGCCATCTTCGCCTTTGAAGGGATCGGAGTG GTCCTCCCACTTGAGAACAAGATGCACAGGCCGCAGAGTTTCTCTCTAGTCCTCTACCTGGGAATGGGCATCGTCACCTTCCTCTACATCAGCCTGGGCACCATCGGGTATATGTGCTTTGGCGCTGACATCGGCGGCAGCATCACCCTCAACCTGCCTAACTGCTG GACCTACCAGGCTGTCAAGCTGCTCTACTGCTTCGGCATCTTTATCACCTTCGCTCTGCAGTTTTACGTCCCTGCTGAGATTCTTATCCCATCGATCGTAGCCCGCGTGTCAGAGCAATGGGAACTGACCGTCAACCTGCTGCTCCGCGCCATCCTTGTCGTCTTCACAT GCGCCCTCGCCATCTTGATCCCGGAGCTGGACCTGGTCATCTCGCTGGTAGGCTCAGTCAGCAGCAGCTTTCTGGCGCTTATCTTCCCACCCATCCTGCAAATGCTCACCTTCCACAGCGAGGGTTTGGCGCCAGCGTCAGTCGTCAAAAACCTGGTCATCAGCCTCATTGGCTTGGTGGGCTTCCTGGCGGGCACGTACGTGGCCATCGAGCAGATCGTTGCCCGCAATGCGCTCAAACATGAGCTCCAGTAG
- the slc36a1 gene encoding proton-coupled amino acid transporter 1 isoform X1 translates to MMSSSDDVQGEGSLSSDQNPSELDALCPSPPGPSRTQRHYERIGTQTGTSFCQTLIHLLKGNIGTGLLGLPLAVKNAGLVLGPLTLLCIGFIAVHCMRVLVDCSHHLSAKTNRQSLTYGEAVQYGMENVSWLRRHSHWGKRIVNLFLIITQLGFCCVYFVFLSDNVKQVVEAANATTFNCQVDGGNQTQVLVPSFDSRLYMLCFLPAFILLVFMPNLKYLAPLSLIANLVMAASLVLIYFYSITHIKFPIDLPMVGRAKNYPLFFGTAIFAFEGIGVVLPLENKMHRPQSFSLVLYLGMGIVTFLYISLGTIGYMCFGADIGGSITLNLPNCWTYQAVKLLYCFGIFITFALQFYVPAEILIPSIVARVSEQWELTVNLLLRAILVVFTCALAILIPELDLVISLVGSVSSSFLALIFPPILQMLTFHSEGLAPASVVKNLVISLIGLVGFLAGTYVAIEQIVARNALKHELQ, encoded by the exons ATGATGTCCTCCAGCGATGACGTTCAAGGGGAAG GGTCTTTGTCCTCTGATCAAAACCCGTCCGAATTGGATGCTCTCTGTCCTTCCCCTCCAGGACCCTCACGAACACAGCGTCACTACGAGAGGATCGGCACGCAAACGGGAACCTC ttTCTGTCAGACTCTGATCCACCTGCTGAAGGGCAACATTGGCACCGGGCTGTTGGGTCTGCCGTTGGCGGTCAAGAATGCAGGCCTGGTG TTGGGTCCACTCACCCTGCTGTGCATTGGCTTCATTGCGGTGCACTGTATGAGGGTACTGGTCGACTGTTCTCACCACCTCAGTgccaa GACGAACAGGCAGTCTCTGACCTATGGCGAGGCGGTCCAGTATGGCATGGAGAATGTGTCGTGGCTCAGGAGACACTCGCACTGGGGAAA acggATAGTCAACTTGTTTCTTATCATAACCCAGCTTGGCTTCTGCTGCGTTTACTTTGTCTTCCTAAGTGACAATGTCAAGCAG GTGGTGGAAGCGGCCAACGCCACAACCTTCAACTGCCAGGTGGACGGCGGCAACCAGACGCAGGTGCTGGTGCCCAGCTTTGACTCACGCCTCTACATGCTTTGCTTCCTGCCTGCCTTCATCCTGCTGGTCTTTATGCCCAACCTTAAGTACCTGGCGCCACTCTCGCTCATCGCCAACTTGGTGATGGCCGCCAGCCTGGTCCTCATCTACTTTTACTCCATCACG CACATTAAATTCCCCATCGACCTTCCGATGGTAGGCCGAGCCAAAAACTATCCGCTCTTCTTTGGTACGGCCATCTTCGCCTTTGAAGGGATCGGAGTG GTCCTCCCACTTGAGAACAAGATGCACAGGCCGCAGAGTTTCTCTCTAGTCCTCTACCTGGGAATGGGCATCGTCACCTTCCTCTACATCAGCCTGGGCACCATCGGGTATATGTGCTTTGGCGCTGACATCGGCGGCAGCATCACCCTCAACCTGCCTAACTGCTG GACCTACCAGGCTGTCAAGCTGCTCTACTGCTTCGGCATCTTTATCACCTTCGCTCTGCAGTTTTACGTCCCTGCTGAGATTCTTATCCCATCGATCGTAGCCCGCGTGTCAGAGCAATGGGAACTGACCGTCAACCTGCTGCTCCGCGCCATCCTTGTCGTCTTCACAT GCGCCCTCGCCATCTTGATCCCGGAGCTGGACCTGGTCATCTCGCTGGTAGGCTCAGTCAGCAGCAGCTTTCTGGCGCTTATCTTCCCACCCATCCTGCAAATGCTCACCTTCCACAGCGAGGGTTTGGCGCCAGCGTCAGTCGTCAAAAACCTGGTCATCAGCCTCATTGGCTTGGTGGGCTTCCTGGCGGGCACGTACGTGGCCATCGAGCAGATCGTTGCCCGCAATGCGCTCAAACATGAGCTCCAGTAG